The Neobacillus sp. OS1-2 genome includes a window with the following:
- a CDS encoding MBL fold metallo-hydrolase, translating to MKLTIIGYWGGYPKQNGACSGYLLEHGGFQLLIDCGSGVLSKLQNIIQPEELDAVIVSHYHPDHIADIGVLQHARLILGFLGKDFPTLPVYGHEFDQHEFAKLTYKNITKGVAYDPHNTVNIGPFQVSFLKTIHPVPCYAMKIEAEGKSIVYTADSAFQEEFIEFSQGADLLLCECNFYGNQNGKSAGHMNSLEAGRFAQKAAVKQLILTHLPQYGELVNLITEASSEFTGIIKLADEFQTISL from the coding sequence GTGAAACTAACAATAATTGGCTATTGGGGCGGATATCCAAAACAGAATGGAGCATGTTCGGGGTATTTGCTTGAACACGGGGGATTTCAATTATTAATCGATTGCGGTAGCGGGGTTCTTTCGAAACTGCAAAATATCATCCAGCCAGAAGAATTGGATGCGGTGATCGTTTCTCATTACCATCCAGACCATATTGCAGATATCGGGGTCCTGCAGCATGCAAGACTAATCCTAGGATTTCTAGGCAAGGATTTCCCAACATTGCCAGTATACGGCCATGAATTCGACCAACATGAATTTGCTAAATTAACCTATAAAAATATTACGAAAGGGGTGGCGTATGATCCCCATAACACCGTAAACATTGGGCCGTTTCAAGTTTCATTTTTAAAAACCATCCATCCAGTCCCATGTTATGCGATGAAAATCGAGGCAGAGGGCAAGTCTATTGTCTACACGGCAGACAGCGCCTTTCAAGAAGAATTTATCGAGTTTAGCCAGGGTGCCGATCTCTTGCTGTGTGAATGTAACTTTTACGGAAATCAAAATGGCAAGTCGGCAGGACATATGAACAGCTTAGAGGCAGGACGATTCGCCCAAAAGGCCGCCGTAAAACAATTAATCCTTACACATCTGCCGCAGTACGGAGAATTAGTGAATTTAATCACAGAGGCATCCAGTGAATTTACTGGTATAATAAAACTTGCAGATGAGTTTCAAACTATTTCTCTATAA
- a CDS encoding lipoate--protein ligase codes for MLFIDNKGITDPRINLAIEEYALKNLDINESYLLFYINEPSIIIGKNQNTIEEINTEYVEGNGIHVVRRLSGGGAVYHDLGNLNFSFITKDDGESFHNFRKFTEPVVEALKKLGVNAELSGRNDLEVEGRKISGNAQFSTRGRMFSHGTLLFHSEMDHVVAALKVKKDKIESKGIKSVRSRVANISEFLAEQIDIKEFRSLILTSIFEGQEQIPEYVLTEEDWEKIHQLSKERYQNWDWNYGRSPKFNLQHSHRFPVGSIDVRLEVNKGILENCKIYGDFFGVGEVSDIENRLKGIRYEKTEIEKALLEVDTIHYFGNISKEEFINLIY; via the coding sequence ATGTTATTTATCGATAATAAAGGCATCACCGATCCACGGATTAACCTGGCAATTGAAGAATACGCGTTGAAGAATCTTGATATTAACGAGAGCTATCTACTATTTTACATAAATGAACCATCCATCATTATCGGAAAAAATCAAAATACAATTGAAGAAATCAATACAGAATATGTTGAGGGTAATGGAATTCATGTTGTGCGAAGATTGTCTGGCGGTGGAGCAGTCTATCATGATCTTGGTAATTTAAATTTTAGTTTCATTACAAAGGATGATGGGGAAAGCTTTCATAATTTCCGCAAATTTACTGAGCCAGTAGTGGAAGCTTTGAAAAAATTAGGCGTAAATGCCGAGTTAAGCGGCAGAAATGACCTTGAAGTAGAGGGCAGAAAGATTTCCGGAAATGCCCAATTTTCTACAAGAGGGAGAATGTTCAGCCATGGAACCCTGCTTTTTCATTCAGAAATGGATCATGTCGTAGCTGCCTTGAAGGTTAAGAAGGACAAGATTGAGTCAAAGGGAATTAAGTCGGTTCGCAGCCGAGTTGCTAATATATCCGAGTTTTTAGCGGAACAGATTGATATTAAGGAGTTCCGTTCATTAATTTTAACCTCTATTTTTGAGGGGCAAGAACAAATTCCGGAATATGTGTTGACTGAAGAGGATTGGGAAAAGATTCATCAACTATCCAAGGAGCGCTACCAAAACTGGGATTGGAATTATGGAAGATCACCTAAGTTCAATCTGCAGCACTCGCACCGCTTCCCGGTTGGTTCAATCGATGTCCGCTTGGAAGTAAATAAAGGGATCTTAGAAAACTGTAAAATATATGGTGACTTTTTTGGTGTTGGCGAAGTAAGTGATATTGAAAACAGGTTAAAAGGGATTCGTTATGAAAAGACTGAAATTGAAAAAGCACTTTTAGAAGTAGATACGATTCATTATTTTGGAAATATTTCAAAAGAGGAATTTATCAACTTGATCTATTAA
- a CDS encoding fatty acid--CoA ligase family protein, translated as MNLSAQLNETAKNFATKPAYYFMGQTSTYAELDGAITKFASGLAKLGVQKGDHIALLLGNSPHFIISLYGALRLGATVIPINPIYTADEIGYILHNGDVKVVVALDLALPLVEKVHTNLTKIEHYVFCETKSESLVQSEIEKLSVYPKMKSFTSLIASGDVFFQGPELKDDDTAIILYTSGTTGKPKGAMLTHKNLYSNAKDVGEYLKMNNDDRVVTVLPMFHVFCLTVALNAPLLSGATLLIAPKFSPKEIFALIKGQEATVFAGVPTMYNFLYQYPEGNTEELQSLRLCISGGASLPVALLKNFEQKFSVMISEGYGLSEASPVTCFNPLDRPRKPGSIGTSILHVENKIIDELGEEVPVGGVGELIVRGPNVMKGYYKMPEETTAAIRNNWLHTGDMARMDEDGYFYIVDRKKDLIIVGGYNVYPREVEEVIYDHPDIVEVAVLGVPDPNQGEAVSAFVVSKNPELTVEQVREYCKEHLAKYKVPTTIEFLEELPKNTTGKILRRALKTQVTQTVGK; from the coding sequence ATGAATTTATCTGCACAGCTTAATGAAACGGCAAAGAACTTTGCTACGAAACCAGCCTATTATTTTATGGGGCAGACAAGCACTTACGCCGAACTGGATGGGGCAATAACAAAGTTTGCTTCAGGGTTGGCAAAGCTAGGAGTTCAAAAAGGTGATCATATTGCCTTATTGCTTGGCAACTCACCGCACTTTATCATCAGCTTATATGGGGCTTTACGTTTAGGGGCAACTGTCATCCCCATTAATCCGATTTATACGGCGGATGAAATTGGCTACATTTTACATAATGGCGATGTGAAAGTGGTTGTTGCACTTGATTTAGCCTTACCGCTGGTGGAAAAAGTGCACACCAATCTCACAAAAATTGAGCATTATGTATTCTGCGAAACGAAGTCTGAAAGTCTTGTACAATCTGAAATTGAAAAACTTTCTGTGTATCCTAAAATGAAATCGTTTACAAGTTTGATTGCCTCTGGGGATGTATTCTTCCAAGGTCCAGAGCTTAAAGATGATGATACAGCGATCATTCTTTATACCTCTGGAACAACAGGAAAGCCCAAGGGTGCCATGTTAACTCATAAGAATTTATACAGCAATGCTAAAGATGTCGGCGAATATTTGAAAATGAATAACGATGACAGAGTTGTAACTGTCCTTCCAATGTTCCACGTTTTCTGCTTGACAGTTGCCTTAAATGCACCTTTATTAAGTGGTGCAACCCTGTTGATTGCACCAAAATTCAGTCCAAAGGAAATCTTTGCCCTTATAAAAGGACAAGAGGCAACCGTTTTCGCCGGCGTTCCGACAATGTATAATTTCCTTTATCAATATCCGGAAGGGAATACAGAAGAGCTACAATCATTACGGTTATGCATTTCCGGAGGTGCGTCACTCCCGGTTGCATTATTAAAGAATTTTGAACAAAAGTTCTCGGTGATGATTTCGGAAGGATACGGGTTATCAGAAGCATCACCTGTTACTTGTTTTAACCCGCTTGACCGTCCACGTAAGCCGGGGTCAATTGGCACATCCATCCTCCATGTGGAAAACAAGATAATAGACGAACTGGGTGAAGAGGTTCCTGTTGGCGGCGTGGGTGAATTAATTGTTCGTGGACCGAATGTGATGAAGGGCTATTATAAAATGCCGGAAGAAACGACTGCAGCGATCCGTAACAATTGGCTTCATACCGGGGACATGGCGAGAATGGATGAAGATGGCTATTTCTATATTGTTGACCGGAAGAAGGATCTAATCATTGTTGGCGGCTATAATGTATACCCTCGTGAGGTAGAAGAAGTCATTTACGACCATCCAGATATTGTGGAGGTAGCGGTGCTCGGTGTTCCGGATCCTAACCAGGGCGAGGCTGTTAGTGCTTTTGTCGTCAGTAAAAACCCAGAACTTACAGTGGAGCAGGTACGTGAGTATTGTAAAGAGCATCTTGCGAAATATAAGGTTCCCACAACTATTGAGTTTTTAGAGGAACTTCCTAAGAACACAACAGGAAAAATCTTAAGGCGTGCCCTGAAAACTCAAGTTACCCAGACCGTCGGAAAGTAA
- a CDS encoding AzlC family ABC transporter permease: MADIAIERDTSEFKKGIQAGISIGIGYFPIALTFGLLAKTTGLTIYEAVFMSLIVFAGASQYISLSLIAYGTGIIEIILTTCIVNIRHFLMSATLNEKSEEDHLLNKLFYSFGITDETFSVAATRDGKVSTGFMLGLNSVAYISWVVFSGIGHLIGASLPQTLQESMGVALYAMFIGLLVPSLKKSTKVLFLAILGAVFNSVLTLTHIMAQGWAIVTATLLSAIIIETAEVLKKRYRGGQYEK; this comes from the coding sequence TTGGCGGATATAGCAATAGAACGAGATACGTCTGAATTTAAAAAGGGGATTCAGGCAGGCATTAGCATCGGGATTGGTTATTTTCCCATTGCCTTAACATTTGGTCTCCTCGCTAAAACTACTGGACTTACTATATATGAAGCTGTTTTTATGAGTCTCATCGTGTTTGCCGGCGCATCACAATATATTTCATTAAGTCTTATTGCGTATGGGACTGGTATTATTGAAATTATTTTAACTACCTGTATCGTTAATATTAGACATTTTCTTATGAGTGCAACATTAAATGAAAAAAGCGAAGAGGACCATTTGCTCAACAAACTTTTTTATTCGTTCGGCATTACCGACGAAACTTTTTCAGTTGCGGCTACAAGGGATGGGAAAGTTTCAACAGGGTTTATGCTTGGCCTTAATTCGGTTGCCTATATCAGTTGGGTTGTTTTTTCGGGAATCGGTCATCTAATTGGCGCAAGCCTGCCGCAAACCTTACAGGAAAGCATGGGGGTTGCCTTATATGCGATGTTTATTGGTCTCCTAGTTCCCTCGTTAAAAAAGAGTACAAAGGTCCTTTTCCTGGCCATACTGGGAGCGGTTTTTAATTCGGTATTAACCCTTACTCATATCATGGCACAAGGCTGGGCAATTGTAACAGCAACGTTATTGTCGGCTATCATAATCGAAACAGCAGAAGTGCTGAAAAAAAGGTATCGAGGTGGACAATATGAGAAGTGA
- a CDS encoding AzlD domain-containing protein, producing the protein MRSEIIWMIIGMGLVTYIPRMLPFVLFKGKALPPFIQGVLRNVPYATLGALIFPAIIFIQKDDIWYGVLGAAAAFVAAYLGANVIVVVLGSIAILALYSFLM; encoded by the coding sequence ATGAGAAGTGAAATCATTTGGATGATTATCGGAATGGGGCTAGTAACCTATATTCCAAGGATGCTCCCTTTTGTCTTATTTAAAGGGAAGGCGCTACCGCCTTTTATTCAAGGAGTATTAAGAAATGTGCCATATGCAACCCTTGGCGCCTTAATATTTCCGGCGATAATTTTTATTCAAAAGGACGATATATGGTACGGTGTACTGGGGGCTGCCGCAGCCTTCGTAGCCGCCTATTTAGGAGCAAATGTAATCGTGGTCGTCCTCGGCTCCATTGCTATCCTTGCCCTATATTCGTTTCTTATGTAA
- a CDS encoding M48 family metallopeptidase: protein MVRKLGVYAVLAFCLYGLFFYWYLFHFANTTLPFEYQGSKADPATFLNGRELSLSEEYSKVRNLLFFLSTPFEWLFYFLILLFGFSKAFKRWADNSSKYKLLQIPIYLIWLFFFAFIATFPLNYISYYLSKTYHISTQSFPSWMKDELIDFWINYGTWLIIVPVLYWLMKKSQKRWWLYGWLLSIPFTLFMMFLQPVVIDPLYNDFYPLKNQELETKILALADQADIPAKHVFEVNMADKTNAMNAYVNGIGSSARIVLWDTTLNRLNDNQILFIMAHEMGHYVEKHIYFGIAGYLLLSLFGLYLTYRLMDWIISRWGRELKVTNVRDIRSLPLFLLILSVLLFVSSPLSNLASRYEETRADRYAIEMTKNPDAAITSFQELSRSGLSQVNPPLLVKIFRYTHPSMLDRISMLEEYEIKHRH, encoded by the coding sequence ATGGTTAGAAAACTGGGGGTCTATGCGGTTTTGGCCTTTTGTTTGTATGGATTGTTTTTTTATTGGTATTTATTTCACTTTGCCAATACGACATTACCATTTGAATATCAAGGATCAAAAGCAGACCCGGCTACCTTTCTTAATGGCAGAGAGCTCAGCTTAAGTGAAGAATATTCAAAGGTGAGAAACCTATTGTTTTTCTTATCAACACCTTTTGAGTGGCTGTTTTATTTTCTCATTTTATTATTTGGCTTTTCAAAGGCATTCAAACGATGGGCAGACAATTCTTCAAAGTATAAACTGCTGCAAATACCCATTTATCTCATTTGGTTATTCTTTTTTGCCTTCATAGCCACATTTCCTTTAAACTATATTAGCTACTATTTATCCAAAACGTATCATATTTCAACACAATCGTTTCCTTCTTGGATGAAGGATGAGTTAATTGACTTTTGGATTAATTATGGGACGTGGTTGATTATTGTTCCTGTTCTTTATTGGCTAATGAAAAAAAGCCAAAAGCGCTGGTGGCTTTATGGCTGGCTGTTATCCATTCCATTTACGTTATTTATGATGTTCCTTCAGCCAGTTGTCATAGATCCACTATACAATGATTTCTATCCACTAAAGAATCAAGAATTGGAAACCAAAATTTTAGCACTGGCAGATCAAGCCGATATTCCAGCGAAGCATGTATTTGAAGTGAATATGGCAGATAAAACCAATGCAATGAACGCATATGTTAACGGAATTGGTTCTAGCGCCAGGATTGTTTTATGGGATACGACATTAAATCGGCTAAATGATAATCAAATCCTTTTTATCATGGCGCATGAAATGGGTCATTATGTGGAAAAGCATATTTATTTCGGCATCGCGGGTTACCTTCTGCTTTCGCTCTTTGGACTTTATTTGACATACAGGTTGATGGATTGGATTATTAGCCGTTGGGGAAGGGAACTAAAAGTAACCAACGTACGGGATATTCGCTCACTTCCGTTGTTTCTTCTGATATTGTCTGTGCTTTTGTTTGTTTCAAGTCCACTTTCCAATTTAGCTTCACGCTACGAAGAAACACGTGCCGATAGATATGCGATTGAAATGACGAAAAATCCAGATGCTGCGATTACCTCTTTTCAAGAATTAAGCCGTTCTGGATTGAGTCAAGTGAACCCGCCGTTATTGGTAAAAATATTTCGATATACGCATCCTTCCATGCTTGACCGCATTTCCATGCTTGAGGAATATGAGATTAAGCATCGTCACTAA
- a CDS encoding IDEAL domain-containing protein, with protein MNEKSYTELMKLGAMKRNRMKENFVQDLYIDMLLSEIQLTIEKEKLLRKIDLAIDTRDKRSFLLLSDKLKDINKRFGT; from the coding sequence ATGAATGAAAAATCATACACGGAACTAATGAAACTTGGTGCCATGAAGCGAAATCGAATGAAGGAGAACTTCGTCCAGGATCTTTACATCGACATGCTCTTATCAGAAATTCAGTTAACGATTGAAAAAGAAAAATTGCTGCGGAAAATTGACTTGGCCATTGATACCCGGGACAAAAGATCATTTCTTCTTTTATCCGATAAGCTTAAGGACATTAACAAACGATTTGGTACGTAA
- a CDS encoding competence protein ComK, translating to MAQVKIGEYVVNSCTMYIKPVEYGNKIFSTIVEPEDEFLSPFKPLDLIKNSCAFYGVDYESRRKGTKLLIDYSRKLPIVIEPINNIYAFCTTSPEDPNCIWFFLEHIKDYRRASARQTLVIFRNDNSFTFPVSYSTFNTQMLRTSYLQTKLMQRVELNKKKLFYLLHGPQLSKASESGEFYLKDR from the coding sequence TTGGCACAAGTAAAAATCGGAGAATACGTGGTGAATTCTTGTACGATGTATATAAAGCCAGTTGAATATGGAAATAAAATATTTTCCACTATTGTTGAACCAGAAGATGAATTTCTGTCTCCTTTTAAACCATTGGATTTAATCAAAAACAGCTGTGCATTCTATGGTGTCGATTATGAAAGCAGGAGGAAGGGAACCAAACTGTTAATTGATTATTCACGAAAACTCCCAATAGTCATAGAACCAATTAACAATATCTATGCCTTCTGTACTACGTCACCAGAGGACCCTAATTGTATTTGGTTCTTTCTTGAGCATATAAAGGATTACAGACGGGCATCTGCAAGGCAGACATTGGTCATTTTTCGCAATGACAATTCTTTCACTTTTCCGGTTTCCTACAGTACCTTTAATACCCAAATGTTAAGAACATCTTATTTACAAACAAAGCTTATGCAAAGGGTTGAACTTAATAAGAAGAAATTATTTTATTTACTGCATGGGCCTCAGTTGTCGAAGGCATCAGAAAGTGGTGAATTTTATTTGAAAGATCGGTAA
- a CDS encoding LCP family protein, giving the protein MRADRHQYKKKRRWPSILLVILLLFGGGIGYAYFQYKQGVNQSLKNLNIDNKEEKVVYTFEGQKDQYGDTNILLLGSDARGEEKSSRSDTIMLVHFNEDKGTFKITSIMRDSYVNIPGHGKHKINSAFALGGPELMRKTIKQNFDLDLQYFAIADFQGFVQLIDEAFPKGVEMDVEKKMSEYVDVPLEPGLQRLDGEHLLSYVRFRHDAVGDFGRVERQQKTVQAIKDQLTGFTIAKLPKLMGVVSPYVNTNIDTSDTLFMAKDFLAKDRGSIETLRIPIENSFTEPRISGEGQVLDIDVKKNKEALHQFITK; this is encoded by the coding sequence ATGAGAGCTGATAGACATCAGTATAAGAAAAAGAGAAGATGGCCGTCCATTTTACTTGTTATTTTACTGCTATTTGGCGGGGGGATTGGTTATGCTTATTTTCAGTATAAGCAAGGAGTTAACCAATCATTAAAAAATCTTAATATAGATAATAAAGAAGAAAAAGTTGTCTATACATTTGAAGGACAGAAGGACCAATACGGCGACACGAACATCCTTCTGCTTGGCAGTGATGCACGGGGGGAGGAAAAGTCATCGCGTTCTGACACAATTATGCTTGTTCATTTTAACGAGGATAAAGGAACATTTAAGATTACATCTATCATGAGGGATAGCTACGTCAATATTCCGGGGCACGGGAAACATAAAATAAATTCAGCATTTGCTCTTGGCGGTCCGGAGTTAATGAGGAAAACAATCAAACAAAATTTTGACCTTGATCTACAATACTTTGCGATAGCGGATTTTCAGGGCTTTGTCCAGCTGATTGACGAGGCTTTTCCTAAGGGTGTAGAAATGGATGTTGAAAAGAAAATGTCAGAATATGTTGATGTCCCATTAGAGCCCGGTCTGCAAAGATTGGATGGTGAACATTTACTTAGTTATGTTCGCTTTCGTCACGATGCTGTTGGTGACTTTGGAAGGGTAGAGAGGCAACAAAAGACAGTGCAGGCAATTAAAGACCAATTAACCGGTTTTACAATTGCGAAACTCCCAAAATTAATGGGTGTAGTTTCGCCATACGTGAATACCAATATAGACACATCTGACACCTTATTTATGGCGAAGGATTTCCTAGCAAAGGACAGAGGAAGCATCGAAACATTGCGTATCCCAATCGAAAATAGCTTCACAGAACCGCGGATAAGTGGTGAAGGCCAAGTACTGGATATTGATGTGAAGAAGAATAAAGAGGCACTCCATCAATTTATCACGAAATAA